In Cicer arietinum cultivar CDC Frontier isolate Library 1 chromosome 1, Cicar.CDCFrontier_v2.0, whole genome shotgun sequence, one DNA window encodes the following:
- the LOC101500469 gene encoding uncharacterized protein — MLNIHRHRAFHYINPNPLPFLLHFCTNTSPSTSFQVSYLIHNFGFSPQCANKLCSSYNVRFKTTQKPDSVLNFFTNHGFSKTQLHNMITKAPWLLSCDPIKRVLPKFQFFLSKGASNSDIVNLVTKNPMVLSSSLKNQIVPTYELAYGFLQSHKDTIDCVNNSPTFFGDRRVASNIRLLIENGVADSNIARLLKSRCRILQTCDMLKLVEELKDLGFDPSKATFAVALNAKITVNKTLWKEKVDAFKKWGWSDQDVLVAFRTQPYCMLVSIDKINLVMNFWVNELGWDAMALVKGSAILLLSLEKRIIPRAQVVQYLLKKGLRKANASLICPFIVPDKLFLDMFITRFEESSYLLKLYEENLNLA; from the coding sequence ATGTTGAATATCCATCGTCATAGAGCTTTTCATTATATCAACCCAAACCCATTACCCTTTTTACTGCATTTCTGCACCAACACTTCTCCTTCAACCTCCTTTCAAGTCTCTTACCTCATACACAATTTTGGGTTCTCCCCTCAATGTGCAAACAAACTTTGCTCCTCTTACAATGTACGTTTCAAGACCACCCAAAAGCCTGATTCAGTTCTTAACTTCTTTACAAATCATGGTTTCTCAAAAACCCAATTACACAACATGATTACTAAGGCACCATGGCTTCTTTCCTGCGATCCCATCAAAAGGGTTTTGCcgaagtttcaattttttctctCCAAAGGTGCTTCTAACTCTGACATTGTTAACCTTGTCACTAAGAACCCTATGGTCCTGTCTTCAAGCTTGAAGAATCAAATTGTCCCAACCTATGAATTGGCTTATGGATTCTTGCAATCTCACAAGGATACTATTGATTGTGTAAACAATAGTCCAACTTTCTTTGGAGACAGACGTGTGGCATCCAACATCAGATTACTGATTGAGAATGGAGTGGCTGACTCAAACATTGCAAGATTGCTTAAGTCCCGCTGTCGGATATTGCAGACATGTGACATGCTGAAGTTGGTGGAGGAATTAAAGGATTTGGGTTTTGATCCTTCAAAAGCAACTTTTGCTGTAGCTTTGAATGCCAAAATCACTGTAAACAAAACCTTATGGAAAGAGAAAGTTGATGCCTTTAAGAAATGGGGTTGGTCTGATCAAGATGTTTTGGTAGCATTTAGAACTCAGCCTTACTGTATGTTAGTAtctattgataaaattaatttagtgatGAATTTTTGGGTCAATGAGTTGGGTTGGGATGCTATGGCCCTTGTCAAAGGATCCGCAATTCTTTTGTTAAGTTTGGAAAAAAGGATCATTCCAAGGGCCCAAGTAGTGCAATATCTGCTGAAGAAAGGTTTGCGAAAAGCGAATGCAAGCTTAATTTGTCCCTTTATAGTGCCTGATAAGTTGTTTCTTGATATGTTTATAACACGTTTTGAGGAGTCTTCTTATCTATTAAAGCTGTATGAGGAAAACCTCAATCTTGCTTAG
- the LOC113783891 gene encoding uncharacterized protein produces MFKFKIWHNRTILYLKGLTSAPTSPLFSLHFCTNTSDSPSFAVSYLIHNFGFSPQFANKLCSTYSVKFKTAQKPDSVLSFFRNQGFSDSQIHNIIAKVPSLLSCDPIKRVLPKFQFFLSKGASNSDIVNLVSKNPVVLSYSLKNRLVPNYELAYRFLKSPKETISCTISNSAFFGKSNVPHNIRLLMENGVKDLNITRLLQTRCRAFQPHDLLKLVEELKELGFNPSKSTFGVALHAKTTVTKTRWKEKVDAFKKWGWSDQDIVEAFRTQPNCMLVSVEKINLFMSFWVNQLGWDAMALVKGSSVFTLSLEKRIIPRAQVVQYLLKKGLRKKTASVIFPFVVPEKRFLDMFVKRFEESSYLLKLYGKNSNLHAPGTKPACHD; encoded by the coding sequence ATGTTCAAGTTCAAAATATGGCACAATAGAACCATTCTCTATCTTAAGGGTTTAACTTCCGCACCAACATCACCTCTCTTTTCTCTGCATTTCTGCACCAACACTTCCGATTCACCATCATTTGCAGTTTCATACCTCATCCACAATTTTGGATTCTCCCCACAATTTGCAAACAAACTTTGCTCCACTTACAGTGTTAAATTTAAGACCGCTCAAAAACCTGACTCTGTTCTCAGCTTCTTTAGAAATCAAGGCTTCTCTGATTCCCAAATACACAATATCATTGCAAAGGTACCAAGTCTTCTTTCCTGCGACCCCATCAAAAGGGTATTgccaaagtttcaattttttctctCCAAAGGTGCTTCTAACTCTGACATTGTTAACCTTGTTAGTAAGAACCCCGTGGTCCTGTCTTATAGCTTGAAGAATCGACTAGTCCCAAACTATGAATTGGCTTATAGATTCTTGAAATCTCCCAAGGAAACTATTTCGTGTACAATTTCCAATTCAGCTTTCTTTGGAAAAAGTAACGTGCCACATAACATCAGATTGCTGATGGAGAATGGAGTAAAAGACTTGAACATTACAAGATTGCTTCAGACTCGGTGTCGGGCATTCCAGCCACATGACTTGCTGAAGTTGGTGGAGGAATTAAAGGAGTTGGGTTTCAATCCTTCAAAATCAACTTTTGGTGTAGCATTGCATGCCAAAACAACTGTAACCAAAACCCGGTGGAAAGAGAAAGTTGATGCCTTTAAGAAATGGGGTTGGTCTGATCAAGATATTGTGGAAGCATTTAGAACGCAACCTAATTGTATGTTAGTATctgttgaaaaaattaatttatttatgagtttttGGGTCAATCAGTTGGGTTGGGATGCTATGGCCCTTGTCAAAGGATCCTCGGTTTTTACATTAAGTTTGGAAAAAAGGATCATTCCAAGGGCCCAAGTAGTGCAATATCTGCTGAAGAAAGGTTTGCGAAAAAAGACTGCAAGCGTGATTTTTCCATTTGTAGTGCCTGAGAAGAGGTTTCTTGATATGTTTGTAAAACGTTTTGAGGAGTCCTCTTATCTATTAAAGTTGTATGGGAAAAACTCAAACTTGCATGCACCAGGGACAAAACCTGCTTGTCATGATTAG